A DNA window from candidate division KSB1 bacterium contains the following coding sequences:
- a CDS encoding cation diffusion facilitator family transporter, with product MKSVKTPSLGFIEGWLSITVNLLLFVLKFWVGIKADSVAMKADAWHTLSDSFTSLVVLFGFWISRRKPDEQHPFGHGRAEAIGAVVIGTLLFIVGATFLQESIHRLFARQGLTFSSLAVIIFLVSVLVKEGMASFSIWAGKKIDSQSLIADGWHHSSDAVASGLIIIGTVLGRYFWWIDGVAGILVSLLIFYATYDILKVAASTLIGERPDKSLKDKLLQVVQ from the coding sequence TTGAAAAGCGTCAAAACCCCATCCCTGGGCTTTATCGAAGGCTGGCTATCGATCACCGTTAATCTGCTGCTGTTTGTCTTGAAATTTTGGGTGGGCATCAAAGCCGATTCGGTGGCCATGAAAGCCGATGCCTGGCACACGTTGTCCGACAGCTTCACGTCATTGGTGGTGTTGTTCGGCTTCTGGATTTCGCGGCGCAAGCCGGATGAACAGCATCCGTTTGGCCACGGCCGCGCCGAGGCTATTGGCGCCGTGGTCATTGGCACATTGCTGTTTATCGTCGGTGCGACCTTCCTGCAAGAGTCGATCCATCGCCTGTTCGCTCGACAGGGACTCACCTTTAGCTCCCTGGCCGTCATCATCTTCCTGGTCTCGGTTTTGGTCAAAGAGGGGATGGCTTCGTTTTCCATCTGGGCTGGCAAAAAGATCGACTCGCAGTCGCTTATTGCCGATGGCTGGCACCATAGCAGCGATGCGGTTGCCTCTGGCCTGATTATCATCGGCACGGTGCTGGGACGCTATTTCTGGTGGATCGATGGCGTGGCTGGCATCCTGGTTTCTTTGTTGATTTTTTACGCTACTTATGATATTCTAAAGGTGGCTGCCAGCACGCTCATTGGCGAAAGACCGGATAAATCGCTCAAGGACAAACTATTGCAGGTGGTCCAGTAG